One region of Qipengyuania sp. SS22 genomic DNA includes:
- the tyrS gene encoding tyrosine--tRNA ligase produces MSNYTSDLLRVLDERGYIHQVTDAEGLDALAAKQIVPGYIGFDATAPSLHIGSLVQIMMLRRLQQAGHKPIVLMGGGTTRIGDPTGRDESRKMLTDAAIDENIAGIRTVFERLLVFGDGPTDAVMVNNHDWLSGLGYIEMLQKVGTHFTVNRMLTFDSVRLRLEREQPMTFLEFNYMILQGYDFRHLAQEMGVRLQMGGSDQWGNIVNGMELGRRMDGSELFGLTTPLLTTADGGKMGKTAAGAVWLNEAQLPNYDFWQYWRNVDDRDVGRFLRLFTDLPLDEIARLEALGGSDINQAKTVLANQVTTLVRGEEAANLAAQTAAETFAGGGAGADLPTLEVGADGMRIGAVLTALGFTASNGEAKRKLAEGAVKLDGETVTDPGFLVSVAAGAEAKLSLGKKKHAVIRC; encoded by the coding sequence ATGAGCAACTACACCTCCGATCTTCTGCGCGTGCTCGACGAGCGCGGCTACATCCACCAGGTCACCGACGCCGAGGGTCTCGATGCGCTTGCCGCGAAGCAGATCGTGCCGGGCTATATCGGCTTCGACGCCACCGCGCCTTCGCTCCACATCGGCAGCCTCGTACAGATCATGATGCTGCGGCGGTTGCAGCAGGCGGGGCACAAGCCGATCGTCCTGATGGGCGGCGGGACGACGCGGATCGGCGACCCCACCGGGCGCGACGAAAGCCGCAAGATGCTGACCGATGCGGCGATCGACGAGAATATCGCCGGGATCCGGACGGTGTTCGAACGCCTGCTCGTTTTTGGCGACGGGCCCACCGATGCGGTGATGGTCAACAATCACGACTGGCTGAGCGGGCTTGGCTATATCGAGATGCTGCAGAAGGTCGGCACGCATTTCACCGTCAACCGGATGCTGACCTTCGACTCGGTGCGCTTGCGGCTCGAACGCGAGCAGCCGATGACCTTCCTCGAATTCAACTACATGATCCTGCAGGGCTACGACTTCCGCCATCTGGCGCAGGAAATGGGCGTGCGGCTGCAGATGGGTGGCAGCGACCAGTGGGGCAATATCGTCAATGGGATGGAGCTGGGCCGCCGGATGGACGGCAGCGAACTGTTCGGCCTGACGACGCCGCTGCTGACGACCGCCGATGGCGGCAAGATGGGCAAGACCGCGGCGGGCGCGGTATGGCTCAACGAGGCGCAGCTGCCGAATTACGATTTCTGGCAGTACTGGCGCAATGTCGATGATCGCGATGTCGGGCGGTTCCTGCGGCTATTCACCGATCTGCCGCTGGATGAGATCGCCCGGCTCGAAGCGCTCGGCGGGTCCGACATCAACCAGGCGAAGACAGTTCTTGCCAATCAGGTAACCACACTCGTTCGGGGTGAAGAGGCGGCCAACCTGGCTGCGCAGACGGCTGCGGAAACCTTCGCCGGCGGGGGTGCCGGAGCGGACCTTCCGACGCTTGAGGTGGGTGCCGATGGCATGCGCATCGGGGCCGTGCTGACGGCACTCGGATTCACCGCTTCCAACGGCGAAGCCAAGCGCAAACTGGCCGAAGGTGCGGTCAAGCTCGATGGCGAAACGGTCACCGATCCGGGCTTTCTGGTGAGCGTTGCGGCGGGCGCCGAAGCCAAGCTCAGCCTGGGCAAGAAGAAGCACGCGGTCATTCGCTGTTAA
- a CDS encoding DOMON-like domain-containing protein, giving the protein METYRLQPHPGHPPRAVSGVEARVIGRDKNWLRLRWRVEGSGALVVPKFAGKGRADGLWQTTCFELFLRPDGDTAYCEFNLSPSERWNAYDFAARREGMAQRPMTREPVCTMRMGSSFAIFDAALPAAGLPDTDCPMGLTCVIEEAGGRKSFWALEHGGEQPDFHDPACFTARLAAPSGA; this is encoded by the coding sequence ATGGAAACGTATCGATTGCAGCCCCATCCGGGGCATCCGCCGCGCGCGGTTTCCGGGGTCGAAGCCCGCGTCATCGGGCGCGATAAGAACTGGCTGCGCCTGCGCTGGCGGGTCGAGGGCAGCGGCGCGTTGGTGGTGCCCAAATTCGCGGGCAAGGGGCGCGCGGACGGCCTGTGGCAGACCACCTGTTTCGAGCTGTTCCTGCGCCCCGATGGCGACACCGCCTATTGCGAATTCAACCTCTCGCCATCCGAACGCTGGAACGCCTACGACTTCGCCGCGCGCCGCGAAGGGATGGCGCAGCGCCCCATGACGCGCGAACCGGTATGCACCATGCGCATGGGTAGCAGTTTCGCGATCTTCGATGCCGCCTTGCCAGCTGCGGGTTTGCCGGACACAGATTGCCCGATGGGTCTCACCTGTGTGATCGAGGAAGCCGGGGGGCGCAAAAGCTTCTGGGCGCTGGAACACGGCGGCGAACAGCCGGATTTCCACGATCCGGCTTGCTTCACCGCGCGGCTTGCGGCACCGAGCGGCGCATGA
- a CDS encoding DUF1343 domain-containing protein: MKFGIDRLITEEGLRAPLEGQRVALVAHPASVTASLDHSLDALIGRGISVSSAFGPQHGLKGDKQDNMVETADETDPQYGIPIFSLYGEVRRPTGQMMSTADVFLFDLQDLGCRIYTFVTTLLYLLEEAAKAGKSVWVLDRPNPAGGPVEGTLLQPGQESFVGAGPMVMRHGLTMGEMARWFVAHYKLDVDLQVIEMSDWKPGKAPGYGWSDERVWINPSPNAASLNMARAYAGTVMLEGTTLSEGRGTTRPLEVLFGAPDVDAKAVLAEMHELAPVWMRGCAIRECWFEPTFHKHVGTLCNGLMIHAEGKFYDHYAFQPWRLQALAFKAIRKLYPDYPLWRDFPYEYELDRLAIDVINGGPALREWVDDSEAVPDDLDELAGADETAWRETIAPHLIYS; this comes from the coding sequence ATGAAATTCGGCATCGATCGTCTCATCACCGAAGAGGGGTTGCGCGCTCCGCTCGAAGGACAACGCGTGGCGCTGGTCGCGCATCCGGCTTCGGTTACCGCCAGCCTCGACCATTCGCTCGACGCGCTGATCGGCCGCGGTATCAGCGTCTCGTCCGCCTTCGGGCCGCAGCACGGGCTGAAGGGCGACAAGCAGGACAATATGGTCGAGACCGCCGACGAGACCGATCCGCAATACGGCATCCCGATCTTCAGCCTCTATGGCGAAGTGCGGCGCCCGACGGGGCAGATGATGTCGACGGCCGACGTATTCCTGTTCGACCTCCAGGACCTTGGCTGCCGCATCTACACCTTCGTCACCACGCTGCTCTACCTGCTGGAAGAGGCGGCCAAGGCGGGCAAGAGCGTGTGGGTGCTCGACCGGCCCAATCCCGCGGGCGGGCCGGTGGAAGGCACATTGTTGCAACCCGGCCAGGAGAGCTTCGTCGGCGCGGGCCCGATGGTCATGCGCCACGGCCTCACCATGGGCGAAATGGCGCGCTGGTTCGTCGCGCATTACAAGCTCGACGTCGATCTCCAGGTGATCGAGATGAGCGATTGGAAGCCGGGCAAGGCCCCCGGTTACGGCTGGTCCGACGAACGCGTGTGGATCAATCCCAGCCCCAATGCCGCCAGCCTCAACATGGCGCGTGCCTATGCGGGCACGGTGATGCTCGAAGGGACCACGCTGAGCGAGGGCAGGGGGACCACCCGCCCGCTCGAAGTGCTGTTCGGCGCGCCCGATGTCGACGCCAAGGCAGTGCTCGCCGAAATGCACGAACTCGCGCCCGTATGGATGCGCGGCTGCGCAATCCGCGAATGCTGGTTCGAACCGACCTTCCACAAACATGTCGGCACGCTGTGCAACGGCCTGATGATCCATGCCGAAGGCAAGTTCTACGATCATTACGCGTTCCAGCCATGGCGCCTGCAGGCGCTGGCGTTCAAGGCGATCCGCAAGCTCTACCCCGACTATCCGCTGTGGCGCGATTTCCCCTATGAATACGAGCTCGACCGGCTGGCGATCGACGTCATCAACGGCGGCCCGGCCTTGCGCGAGTGGGTCGACGACAGCGAAGCCGTGCCCGACGATCTCGACGAACTGGCCGGCGCAGACGAAACTGCCTGGCGCGAAACCATTGCGCCGCACCTGATCTACAGCTGA
- a CDS encoding aspartyl/asparaginyl beta-hydroxylase domain-containing protein, translating into MSPAQADIRLARDQYDFPALIAKGDHHYTRGELRAAGSFYGMAVSVAQSGRPADGREAARAAQAMQEIQQQFVRHLVGSLAEAGHKQQDWHPRFANSLAMMVGAAERAPDQRSYPSMPNVYYYPGLPHVEFADTHQFEWREAVEERTEDIAEEARELLAGSGTFKPYVEAEADRPQGDMHGMLGNDDWSSLDLIEKGEPVAEHIAHAPVAYRTITQEVPVCTIPNRAPTLLLSLLKAGKRIPPHHGMLNPRYICHLPLIVPGNGALRLGSQKREWRKGELIAFDDTIEHEAWNNSGEDRLVLLFDVWRPELEPIEHAQIAALFAAVDSAG; encoded by the coding sequence ATGTCCCCCGCACAAGCCGATATCCGGCTGGCTCGGGACCAGTATGATTTTCCCGCGCTCATCGCCAAGGGCGATCATCATTATACCCGCGGCGAACTGCGTGCCGCGGGATCGTTCTACGGAATGGCGGTTTCGGTTGCCCAGAGCGGGCGTCCGGCGGACGGGCGGGAAGCGGCGCGCGCGGCGCAGGCAATGCAGGAAATACAGCAGCAATTCGTCCGGCATCTCGTCGGTTCGCTGGCCGAGGCCGGACATAAGCAGCAGGACTGGCACCCGCGCTTCGCAAATTCGTTGGCGATGATGGTAGGCGCAGCCGAGCGCGCGCCTGACCAACGGTCCTATCCGTCGATGCCGAACGTCTATTACTACCCCGGCCTGCCGCACGTCGAATTCGCCGATACGCATCAGTTCGAATGGCGCGAGGCGGTCGAAGAGCGCACCGAGGACATTGCCGAGGAAGCGCGCGAACTGCTGGCCGGATCGGGCACGTTCAAGCCCTATGTCGAGGCCGAGGCCGACCGGCCGCAGGGGGATATGCATGGGATGCTCGGCAATGACGATTGGAGTTCGCTCGATCTGATCGAAAAGGGCGAGCCGGTTGCCGAGCATATCGCCCATGCCCCCGTGGCCTACCGGACGATCACCCAGGAAGTGCCTGTTTGCACGATCCCCAATCGCGCACCCACGCTGCTGCTCTCGCTGCTCAAGGCGGGCAAGAGAATCCCACCACATCACGGCATGCTCAACCCGCGCTATATCTGCCACCTGCCGTTGATCGTCCCCGGCAATGGCGCCTTGCGTCTGGGGTCGCAAAAGCGCGAATGGCGGAAGGGGGAACTCATCGCTTTCGACGATACGATCGAGCATGAGGCGTGGAATAACTCGGGCGAAGACCGGCTTGTACTGCTGTTCGATGTCTGGCGTCCCGAACTCGAGCCCATCGAACACGCGCAGATTGCTGCACTGTTTGCCGCCGTGGATAGCGCGGGCTAA
- a CDS encoding spinster family MFS transporter, whose product MATAAVRQTGGSVRVTLWILLVVYIFNFIDRQIVNILAEPIRIELGLSDTQIGLMTGLAFALFYTVLGLPIARFSDRSTTNRPWLIGGALAIWSAMTALCGLAQNFVQLLLARIGVGVGEAGCTPPAHSLIADMVEPAKRSSALAFYALGIPIGTLLGMLIGGLLADSVGWRNAFLIVGLPGLALAMIVIMFLKDPRRTGMMQGGAQQSTEQMPMKTALKAMFSSRAFVLLVAAGSAAAFLAYGKVTWITIFFQRTHGLTPGETGLWFGLVNGGAGIAGTVLGGYIADRWGSKNRRHVLTAPAVGMVITIPFALFAFMSDNWLVALFLLIVPTVCNSLYYGPTYSSVQGLVPLRARAIAAAVLLFFQNLIGLGLGPLFFGMMSDLLQPAYGEESVRYVLYGATFLGLLPAFFFWRCSLRLNEELDQKD is encoded by the coding sequence ATGGCGACTGCGGCAGTACGGCAAACGGGCGGATCGGTCAGGGTGACCCTATGGATCCTGCTGGTTGTCTATATTTTCAATTTCATCGACCGGCAGATCGTCAATATCCTTGCCGAGCCGATCCGTATCGAGCTGGGGTTGAGCGATACCCAGATCGGCTTGATGACGGGTCTGGCCTTCGCCTTGTTCTATACTGTCCTCGGCTTGCCGATCGCGCGCTTTTCGGACCGCTCCACGACCAATCGGCCGTGGCTGATCGGCGGCGCGCTGGCGATCTGGTCGGCGATGACCGCGCTCTGCGGCCTGGCGCAGAACTTCGTCCAGCTCCTGCTTGCGCGGATCGGCGTGGGGGTGGGGGAAGCCGGCTGCACCCCGCCCGCGCATTCGCTGATCGCGGATATGGTGGAACCCGCCAAACGCTCCTCCGCGCTTGCCTTCTACGCGCTCGGCATTCCCATAGGCACATTGCTGGGGATGCTGATCGGCGGGCTGCTGGCCGATTCGGTGGGCTGGCGGAATGCCTTCCTGATCGTGGGCCTGCCGGGGCTGGCGCTCGCAATGATTGTCATCATGTTTTTGAAAGACCCGCGCCGCACCGGCATGATGCAGGGCGGCGCGCAGCAATCGACCGAACAGATGCCGATGAAAACCGCGCTCAAGGCGATGTTCAGCTCGCGCGCATTCGTCCTGCTGGTGGCGGCAGGGTCGGCGGCAGCCTTCCTCGCCTATGGCAAGGTGACCTGGATCACGATCTTCTTCCAGCGCACCCACGGGCTGACCCCGGGTGAAACCGGACTGTGGTTCGGCCTGGTCAATGGCGGAGCGGGGATCGCCGGAACGGTTTTGGGCGGCTATATCGCCGATCGCTGGGGTTCCAAGAACCGCCGCCACGTGCTCACGGCACCGGCGGTGGGGATGGTCATCACCATTCCCTTCGCGTTGTTTGCTTTCATGAGCGACAACTGGCTGGTGGCGTTGTTCCTGCTGATCGTGCCCACAGTCTGCAATTCGCTCTATTACGGCCCGACCTATTCGAGCGTGCAGGGACTGGTGCCGCTGCGCGCCCGCGCGATTGCAGCTGCCGTCCTGCTGTTCTTCCAGAACCTCATCGGGCTGGGCCTCGGGCCGCTGTTTTTCGGGATGATGTCCGACCTGCTGCAACCCGCCTATGGCGAAGAGAGCGTCCGCTACGTGCTCTACGGCGCGACGTTCCTCGGGCTGCTGCCGGCGTTCTTCTTCTGGCGCTGTTCGCTACGCCTCAACGAGGAACTCGATCAGAAGGACTAG
- a CDS encoding tetratricopeptide repeat-containing sulfotransferase family protein: MADTVDALARKAAALYRSARYDDAREAYRDLLALHPNRADDWVNFGLLLKRQGAFREALAAYDNALQHQVTGPEEVHLNRAVVLADDLADPASAHAALEAALAIRPHYVPALLNLGNLHEDAGDRDRARTVYARALELEPGSALALMRLAEVTVFDDPGHPLIERLRGAIARIDLGPLERADLGYALGRALDQCARYDEAFAAYRTANQGSRALAANPYDPQGAQAFIDRLIAAFPDAAEKEAGADLAPVFICGMFRSGSTLVERVLASHSRVIAGGELPLLPHIVREQLQPYPESLVGRDAAFYASLRQRYLKGLDEMELPIAGLTDKRPDNFLHVGLIKRIFPNARIVLTRRNPLDNCLSIYFAHLDPTLTYAASLESAAHWYEQYERLADHWMGLYPDDIHIADYDAIVADPEAEIAGLLSFLDLEWEDACLTPHRGTDQVRTASAWQVREPLYTRSCNRWRNYAAHLESLVATFGEPGRA, encoded by the coding sequence ATGGCCGACACGGTCGACGCGCTCGCTCGCAAGGCGGCCGCGCTGTATCGCTCGGCGCGCTATGACGATGCGCGCGAAGCCTACCGCGACCTGCTCGCACTTCATCCGAATCGAGCCGATGACTGGGTGAATTTCGGCCTGTTGCTCAAGCGGCAAGGTGCCTTTCGCGAAGCGCTCGCCGCCTATGACAACGCCTTGCAACACCAGGTAACCGGGCCCGAAGAGGTCCATCTCAATCGTGCGGTCGTTCTCGCCGATGACCTCGCTGATCCCGCCTCAGCGCATGCGGCGCTCGAAGCGGCGCTCGCGATCCGGCCCCACTATGTCCCGGCCTTGCTCAATCTCGGCAATCTTCACGAGGACGCGGGTGACCGCGATCGGGCGCGTACGGTTTACGCACGGGCGCTGGAGCTCGAACCCGGAAGCGCGCTTGCGCTGATGCGTCTTGCCGAAGTGACCGTGTTCGATGACCCCGGACACCCGCTTATCGAGCGGCTCCGTGGCGCAATCGCCCGCATCGATCTTGGTCCGCTGGAGCGGGCCGACCTGGGGTACGCGCTGGGGCGTGCGCTTGATCAGTGCGCGCGTTACGACGAGGCGTTCGCCGCCTATCGCACCGCCAATCAAGGCAGCCGGGCGCTCGCGGCGAATCCCTACGATCCACAAGGGGCGCAGGCCTTCATCGACCGTTTGATAGCGGCCTTTCCCGACGCGGCGGAGAAGGAAGCGGGAGCGGACCTGGCGCCCGTTTTCATCTGCGGCATGTTCCGTTCGGGTTCGACGCTAGTGGAGCGCGTTCTGGCCTCACACAGCCGAGTGATCGCGGGCGGCGAATTGCCGTTACTGCCGCATATCGTGCGCGAGCAGTTGCAGCCCTATCCCGAATCGCTGGTTGGCCGTGATGCTGCTTTCTACGCCAGCTTGCGGCAGCGCTATCTGAAGGGTCTGGACGAGATGGAATTGCCCATCGCTGGTCTGACCGACAAGCGACCCGACAATTTCCTCCATGTCGGCCTGATCAAACGCATTTTCCCCAATGCCAGGATCGTGCTCACCCGGCGCAATCCGCTCGACAATTGCCTGTCGATCTACTTCGCGCATCTCGATCCAACGCTCACCTATGCCGCCTCGCTCGAAAGCGCTGCGCATTGGTATGAGCAATATGAGAGGCTGGCCGACCATTGGATGGGGCTCTACCCCGATGACATCCATATCGCGGATTACGATGCGATAGTCGCCGATCCCGAGGCCGAGATCGCCGGACTTCTCTCGTTCCTCGATCTGGAGTGGGAGGATGCCTGCCTGACGCCCCACCGGGGCACCGACCAGGTCCGCACCGCAAGCGCGTGGCAGGTGCGCGAACCGCTCTACACGAGATCGTGCAACCGCTGGCGAAACTATGCAGCCCATCTCGAAAGTCTGGTTGCCACTTTCGGAGAGCCGGGCCGCGCTTGA